In Thermococcus sp., the following proteins share a genomic window:
- a CDS encoding V-type ATP synthase subunit C, giving the protein MEAGAVSGILNTTLAVVFVWVGYKTARIVWKYTPYSYPNARIKAMEAKLLTEQRFNELAESRTLQNFVVSLEDTDYKDYLTNVSTYTIEEIERALEKALAGTYELMIKILPKRVNPFFRLMLEEWDVRNIASVVKAKFSGEVAGDYVMEIGPMLPKVKAMAEAKTMEEILVILEGTPYEEPYQRLLLGEISLQEFETELYRMHYGKLLRYALSKKDDERVILEEFIRLKIDKTNILTVLRAKSAGMTAEEIRPLIIPGGSIKLDPLLHVDDLSMALAELDSTKYGKVIRDVREDVERDLSVLEKALERHILERMNELNRFCPLSVAAPLSYILQKEREVRKLRAIAKLIEDGVHPERIKQLAGDVA; this is encoded by the coding sequence ATGGAAGCAGGAGCCGTAAGCGGGATCCTCAACACGACGCTGGCTGTAGTGTTTGTGTGGGTGGGATACAAGACGGCCAGGATAGTGTGGAAGTACACCCCCTATTCATACCCCAACGCAAGGATAAAGGCCATGGAGGCGAAGCTCCTCACCGAGCAGCGCTTCAACGAGCTGGCCGAGAGCAGAACGTTGCAGAACTTCGTCGTCAGCCTGGAGGACACCGACTACAAGGACTACCTCACCAACGTTTCGACCTACACCATCGAGGAGATAGAGAGGGCCCTGGAAAAGGCCCTTGCCGGAACCTACGAGCTGATGATTAAGATCCTCCCGAAGAGGGTTAACCCGTTCTTCAGGCTTATGCTTGAGGAGTGGGACGTCAGAAACATAGCCAGCGTGGTCAAGGCCAAGTTCTCGGGCGAAGTTGCCGGCGACTACGTCATGGAAATAGGCCCCATGCTCCCCAAGGTCAAGGCCATGGCAGAGGCAAAGACCATGGAGGAGATACTTGTTATCCTTGAGGGCACCCCCTACGAGGAACCCTACCAGAGGCTGCTCCTCGGGGAGATATCACTTCAGGAGTTCGAAACCGAGCTCTACAGGATGCACTACGGAAAGCTCCTTCGCTATGCCCTCTCAAAGAAGGACGATGAGCGCGTCATTCTTGAGGAGTTCATCAGGCTTAAGATCGATAAGACCAACATACTTACAGTCCTCAGGGCGAAGTCGGCCGGAATGACCGCGGAGGAGATAAGACCGCTGATAATTCCTGGGGGAAGCATAAAACTCGACCCGCTCCTCCACGTCGACGACCTGAGCATGGCTTTAGCTGAGCTTGATTCCACCAAGTACGGAAAGGTCATCAGGGACGTCAGGGAGGACGTCGAAAGGGATCTCAGTGTCCTTGAAAAGGCCCTTGAGAGGCACATCCTTGAGAGGATGAACGAGCTCAACAGGTTCTGCCCGCTCAGCGTCGCTGCACCGCTCAGCTACATCCTCCAGAAGGAGAGGGAAGTGCGGAAGCTCAGGGCCATAGCGAAGCTCATCGAGGACGGGGTTCACCCCGAGAGGATAAAGCAACTCGCGGGTGATGTTGCATGA